In the genome of Luteitalea pratensis, the window CTCGCGCGAGATCGAGATTCCGCGCGTCCGCCTGCTCGACGCGCAGGACCAGCCGGTCACCAGCCTGCGGACCGGCGAGACGCTGACGATTGCGTTCGGCTATCGGGCGGCCGCGCGCGTGCCCCGACCGGTGTTCGGCCTCGCCGTCTACCACGAGGACGGCACGCACCTGACGGGCCCGAACACGCGCACCGGTGGCCTGGCGATTCCCGCCGTCGAGGGCGACGGCGAAGTCCGCTACACGATCGACCACCTTTCACTGCTGCCCGGGCGCTATGTCGTCTCGGTCTCGGCTTACGACTACCATCTGGTGGAACCGCTCGATCACCGTGAACGCGTCGCCACCTTCACCGTGACCGAAGGCGGCACGCTGGAGCGCTTCGGCAAGGTGACGCTCGGCGGCACATGGCACCTCGTGCCTGCCGCGACACGGGAGCCTGTCGGTCCGTGACCACACCACGCCTGGCGGCCATCGTCCATGGCGCGCGCTGGCCTGCCTGGGATGCTGGCGCCGCGTGGAGGGAACGCCTGAGCCGCGCCCTGCAGCGCGAAGTCGAGATCGTCCTGGCCCGTGACGAGGTCACCGCGCCACGCGGGGCTGCCGCGTGCATCATGCAGGGCCTCGGCCGGACGCTGGCGCCACACGTGATCGTCGCCGACGTCCACGCCACCCCGGACGATGACGCGCTTCGCGCGATCGTCGCGGCGCTGGACACCGCGATGCTGGTGCTGCCAGCAGGACGCGTGGCAGACCCGGAGGCGGAGGCCGCTCTCCGCGACCGGTTGCTCTCGGCTGCAGCCGGCGACACCAATCACATCGACGCCGATCCGGCGGTCTGGGCCGTCCACCGCGAAGCCGTCCTCGACGCGGGCGGGCTCGACGAGACACTCTGGTCGATCGGGGTGGTCGACGACATCGCCGCCCGCCTGGCGCGTGCAGATACGCCGATCACCCGTCTCGGCCTGCCGGCCATCGGGGTGTCCGACGTCTCGTACCCGTACGCGTCGCCGTTCGCGACGTTCCTGTCCTGGCGCAATCGACTTCGCCTCGCGTTCGCGCATGCGTCGTCCGAGGATCTCGGCCGCCGGATCAGCACGGCGCTCGTCTCACTGCTGGCCGAGGCCTGGGCCGCCACGGGGCTGGACGCCGCGAACGTTTCGTTCGGCGGCGACTGGGGACGCGCGTCGCTTGCGACGCGCCTGCGCACCCGGTTCGGCGGCCCGCCGCCCGACACGCTCTGGCCACGCGACGAAACGGGTACTGCCGTGCGCCTCGCGGCCCTGCACGCGTTCGCGCTCGAACTCCCGGACCTGCTGCGCGTGCGCGAAGCGCGCGGGCTTGCGCGCGACGCTTGCGTACCGCAACCGACGCCGGCCCGTGCCGTCGCCGACTCTGGCCTGCCGGTGACGCGGCCGCGAGTCTCGGTGATCGTCGTCAACTGGAACGGACGCGACCATCTCGAGGCCTGCTTGGCATCGCTGCGCGCGAGCGACTACCCCGCCGACCTGCTCGAACTGATCTGCGTCGACAACGGCTCGGTGGACGACAGCCGCACGTTGATCGCGGAACGCTTCCCCGAGGTCCGCGTCGTCGCGTTGCCCGAGAACCGCGGCTTCACCGGGGGCAATGCCGCGGGCGTCGCAGCAGCCACGGGCGACGTTTTCGTGTTCGTGAACAACGACATGAAGTTCGAGCCGACGCTCGTCTCCCGCCTGATCGACGGGCTCGACGACGCGACGGCCTGCACGGGTGCGCGGGTGATGAGTTGGGACGGCTCCAGCATCGATTTCGTGCGTGGCACGTCCAGCTTCGAGGCGCGAGGGTTCCAGGAGCAGTTCGGGCAGACCTACACGCCAGGGATGGCCCTGGCGGAATCGTTCTTCCCCAACGGCGGCGCCTTCGCCGTGACGCGGCGGGCGTACGAGGACGCCGGCGGTTTCGATCCCGCCCTGTTTGCCTACTACGACGACGTGGACCTTGGTTGGCGGCTGCGGATGGCCGGACATGGCATCCACACCGTGGCCGAGGCCGTGGCCTATCACCGACACGGCGCCACGGTCGGCACCCAACCGCACGCGCACAAGCGCTTCGTGCTCGCCCGCAACGCACTGTGGATTGCTATCCGCAACTACGACGATCGGACGCTGCCCCACGTGTTGCCGGCAGTGCTGATGCTCGCGGGTCTGCGGGTGGCGCAGGACCTGGTCTGGCTGCGGTCCCCGCTGAGCGATCTCCTGCGCCCGTGGCTCGAGCGCCACCGCCGCCACGCGCCGAGCGCGGGGATCTACGACGTCAGCCCGACACCGGGCCGAGCCGGTGCGCCACGCGTGCTGGCCGGCGTGCCGATGCCCGAGTGGGCGGCGATCGGCGCGACACTGCAGGACCTGCCGCGCCTGCTGGCGCTGCACGACGCCCAACAGCAGCGCCGGCGGGTCCCCGACGACCAGGTGCTGCCTTTCCTCGGACGGCCCTTCGAGGAACTCGATGGCCGCAAGTCCTATCGCGCCGCACAGAAGGCGCTCGTGGAGGCGCTCGGGCTGCGGGCGCGCCTCGGCATCCGCCCGCACGTGCTGCTGCTGACTCACGAGTCGCTGCGCATCAACATGTCGGGCCCGGCCATCCGTGTGCTGGAGATGGCGCGCGCACTCAGTCGCACCGCACGCGTCACCGTCTGCGCCCCTGCCCCGCTCGAAGTCCGTGACGATCGCGTGGCGCTCGTGCCGTTCGATCCGGCGCGGCCGGCGGCGCTGAAGGCGCAGGCCGAGACCGCCGACGCCCTGATCGTGCAGGGCTTCGCGCTCACGTCGTATCCGTTCCTGTCCGAACTGGTGTGCCCGATCGTCGCCGACCTGTACTGCCCGTTCACCATCGAGCATCTCGAGCAGCATCGCGCCGCGGGTGCGCTGGTACCGTCGTCCCACGAGTCCGACGCGGCCTCAATCCTGGCCGTGCAGAATGCGCAGTTGCAGCAGGCCGACTACTTCATCTGCGCCAGTGAACGGCAACGCGATTTCTGGATCGGCACGCTGCACACCGCAGGCCGGGTCAATCCGCGCACCCTCGCGCGCGACCCCGACCTGCGATCCCTGATCGACGTCGTGCCGTTCGGCCTGCCCTCGGAGCCTGTCGCGCTCGCCGCGGATCGCGCCCGCGAGTCGCGGCTGCGGCGCGGCCTTCCTGCCGGCGTGATGAAGGGCGTCCACCCGGGCGTCCGCAGCACCGATCGCGTGCTGCTGTGGGGCGGATCGCTCCTCGACTGGCAGGACCCCGAAACGCTGATCGCCGCCGTGTCGCAACTCGCGCGCACCCGCGACGACGTCAAGCTGTTCTTCATGGGCGTGAAGCACCCGAATCCGCAGGTCGCGCCCATGGCCGTCGTCGAGCGCTCACGCCGACTGGCCGAGTCGCTCGGCGTCGCCGGCTCGTACGTGATCTTCAACGACTGGGTGCCCTACGACGAGCGCGCACTCTATCTGATGGAAGCCGATCTCGGCGTCAGCACGCATCACGCCCATCTCGAGACGCGCTACGCGTTCCGCACGCGGATGCTCGATTACTTGTGGGCGCGACTGCCGATCGTCTGCACCGAGGGCGACCATTTCGGCGACCTCGTACGCGCGAGGGGACTCGGGCGTGCCGTCCCGCCCGGCGACCCGGATGCGCTGGCCGTCGCGATCGCCGAGATGCTCGATGCGGAACCCATGCGGCGCACGGCGCGGGAGACGCTCGGCACGGTTGCCGATGCGATGACCTGGGATCGCGTGGTCGAACCCCTGCGGCAGTGGTGCGCGGATCCGATGTTCGCCGCCGATCGCGAGCACGAGGTCGTCGCGTTCCGTGCCCACCTGTCGGAAAGCTTCAAGGCGTCCCGCTGGCTCAAGCGCACCGCCCTGCGACTCGGCGTGAAGGAAGGCGACGTCGAGGCGATGAAACGATGGGGCCCGGTGCGCGCAGGCATGTCGGTGCGTAACGCCGTCGCCATCCGTCGAGCCCGTCGCAAGGCGAGGGCGAAGTGACAAACGAACCGGGTACCGGGTACCGGGTACCGGGTACCGGAGACAGTCAGCCTGCAGCCCGCAGCCTGCAGCCCGAAGGCGAGCTCTCCGCACAGCCGCTCGTCAGCGTCATCGTGGCCGCGCGCAACAGCGCGTCAACGCTGCCGGCATGCCTGCGGGCCCTGGCGGCGCAGGACCATCCCCTCGTCGAGATCATCGTCGTCGACGACGGGTCGGACGACGACACGGCAGCGGTGGCCGACGCGGCCGGCGTGCGCGTCGTGCGTACTCCCGCGATCGGCGCCTCTGCGGCGCGAAACCTCGGGATCGAGACGGCGCGCGGTGACATCGTCGCATTCACCGATGGTGATTGCGTCGCCGACGCGGGTTGGGCGCGTGCCCTCGTCGAGGGGTTGCAAAGCAGTGGCGCGACCGGTGTCGGTGGCAAGCAGGTGAACGTGTTCCCGCCCGGGCGGCGGGCCCTGCGCGACGGCTTCGAGGCGTTCTTCCGGGCCGCGTCGATCGTGAGCGACTACACGCGCGGCGATGAGCGGCCACGACCGGTGCAGCACAACGCCAGTTGCTGCAGCGCCTATCTGATCGGTCCCGTACGCGCGGTCGGCGGTTTCACCAAGGGCCTCTGGCCTGGCGAGGACGTCGATTTGGACCTGCGACTCGCGGCGCAAGGCGCAACCTTCTACTACGTGCCCCAGGCGATCGTGCACCACCATCGCCCTGGCACGTTCGCGTGGTTCCGTCGCATGATGCGGCGCTATGGCGCGGCCGAGCGGCGGCTCGTACGCATGCACGGGCGAAAACGTGCGGTCGACTACGTGCCCGTCCTGCTTGCCACGGTCCTCGCCATGCAGGGGCTGATCCTGTGGCCAGCGGCGCATGGCGCCATCGTCGCCTTCGACGCCGTGTTGCTGCTGGGGGGCCTCGGCGTTCTCTGGTCGACGACGCCGATTCGCCACTGGCCGACCGTGATGCTCTTCGGCGTGACGGCGCTCTGGGAATGGCACATCGGCTGGCTGACCGCCCGGGGAGAGACGGCGTGACGCCCGATGACGCCATCATCGACCAGGAGCGCGCGCACGAGAATGCCTGGTATGCCCGCGCCCTGGAAGAACGCTTCTTCGAGCGCGAGGGCTTTCGCCGGCTGGTGGCCTGGAACGTCGCGGCATTGCGTCGCGAGGTGACGCTGCGACCCGACATGCGTGCGCTCTCGATCGGCGCCGGGCTCGGCGACTACGAACTCGCGATTGCTCCCCTCGTCCGGCACGTGACGGCCGTCGAACTCTCGGAGACCGCGGCCGCCGCGGCGCGCGATCGCCTGCGGGCCGCAGCGGTCCACAACGTCGACGTGATCGTGGGCCCCATCGACACGCAGGGCTTCGCTCCCGGGCAGTTCGATCTGGTGTACGCCATGGGCGTGTTCCATCACTTCCTGCCGGATCAGCGGCGTCGCCTGCTGGCCTTGGTGCATGAGTGGACGACGCCCTCGGGATGGCTGTACATCCGCGACCCGAACGCGCGCGGACTTCTGCGCCTCGTACTCGAAGGATGGTTCCGCCGCCGAAGCACCGTCCATGCCGAGCAGGAAACGTCGCTCGATCCTTACATGCTGATGGCCGAGGCGCAGCTGGCCGGCTTCACGGACGCGCGGCTGGATTACATCGACGTGGTCGGCGGTCCACTGCCATGGCTCGTGCGGAGCGAGTCGACCCTGTTCTGGCGCGCCGTGTTCGCCTTCGATCGTGCATGGCTGGCGGTGCCCGGCCTGCGGCGCGCAGCGTCGCAGTTCGCGCTGGTCGCACGACGATGACAATCGGGCAACGCGGGTCGGAAGTCGGGAGTCGGGAGTCGGGAGTCGGCAGTCGCGAGTGGGGAGTCGAGCCCCCGCCGACCTCCCGGGTAGCGACGGGCCGTGCCGTGCTGCCCCTGCTTGCCGTGATGCTGGTCGCACTGCTCGCGCTGTTCGAGCGCGAATGGCGATACGGCGAGATCTTCTCGCCCGCCGACCTGGTGTTCCAGTTCTACCCGTGGGCGCACGATGCGCCACGAACGCCAGCGGCCAACCCGACGCGATCCGACGAGGCGTTCTACCACCAGCCGCTGATGGCCTCGCACTTCGCGCGCCTCCGGCAAGGCGAGCTGCCCGACTACGACGACACGCGCCTCTCCGGCGTGCCGGCGTTCTTCAACGGGCTCGACGTCGGCCGGGCCTTTTCCCCGTTCAGCCTTCCGTATTACCTGCTGCCGTCCGAGGATGCCGTCAACTGGTACGGCCCGCTCCGCCTGCTCGTCGCCGCCATGGCCATGTGGCTGTTCCTGCGCGATCTCGGGGCAGGCCCGGTCGCCGCCGCCGCGGCCGGGGTCGCGTACGGACTCAACGGGCATTTCCTGATGTGGCTCAGCGCCCCGATGCCGACCGTCGCGGCGTGGCTGCCGTTGGTGCTGCGCCAGGTCCGCCGGTGCGTGCGGCGAGGGGCGTGGCTCGA includes:
- a CDS encoding glycosyltransferase; translation: MTTPRLAAIVHGARWPAWDAGAAWRERLSRALQREVEIVLARDEVTAPRGAAACIMQGLGRTLAPHVIVADVHATPDDDALRAIVAALDTAMLVLPAGRVADPEAEAALRDRLLSAAAGDTNHIDADPAVWAVHREAVLDAGGLDETLWSIGVVDDIAARLARADTPITRLGLPAIGVSDVSYPYASPFATFLSWRNRLRLAFAHASSEDLGRRISTALVSLLAEAWAATGLDAANVSFGGDWGRASLATRLRTRFGGPPPDTLWPRDETGTAVRLAALHAFALELPDLLRVREARGLARDACVPQPTPARAVADSGLPVTRPRVSVIVVNWNGRDHLEACLASLRASDYPADLLELICVDNGSVDDSRTLIAERFPEVRVVALPENRGFTGGNAAGVAAATGDVFVFVNNDMKFEPTLVSRLIDGLDDATACTGARVMSWDGSSIDFVRGTSSFEARGFQEQFGQTYTPGMALAESFFPNGGAFAVTRRAYEDAGGFDPALFAYYDDVDLGWRLRMAGHGIHTVAEAVAYHRHGATVGTQPHAHKRFVLARNALWIAIRNYDDRTLPHVLPAVLMLAGLRVAQDLVWLRSPLSDLLRPWLERHRRHAPSAGIYDVSPTPGRAGAPRVLAGVPMPEWAAIGATLQDLPRLLALHDAQQQRRRVPDDQVLPFLGRPFEELDGRKSYRAAQKALVEALGLRARLGIRPHVLLLTHESLRINMSGPAIRVLEMARALSRTARVTVCAPAPLEVRDDRVALVPFDPARPAALKAQAETADALIVQGFALTSYPFLSELVCPIVADLYCPFTIEHLEQHRAAGALVPSSHESDAASILAVQNAQLQQADYFICASERQRDFWIGTLHTAGRVNPRTLARDPDLRSLIDVVPFGLPSEPVALAADRARESRLRRGLPAGVMKGVHPGVRSTDRVLLWGGSLLDWQDPETLIAAVSQLARTRDDVKLFFMGVKHPNPQVAPMAVVERSRRLAESLGVAGSYVIFNDWVPYDERALYLMEADLGVSTHHAHLETRYAFRTRMLDYLWARLPIVCTEGDHFGDLVRARGLGRAVPPGDPDALAVAIAEMLDAEPMRRTARETLGTVADAMTWDRVVEPLRQWCADPMFAADREHEVVAFRAHLSESFKASRWLKRTALRLGVKEGDVEAMKRWGPVRAGMSVRNAVAIRRARRKARAK
- a CDS encoding glycosyltransferase; this translates as MTNEPGTGYRVPGTGDSQPAARSLQPEGELSAQPLVSVIVAARNSASTLPACLRALAAQDHPLVEIIVVDDGSDDDTAAVADAAGVRVVRTPAIGASAARNLGIETARGDIVAFTDGDCVADAGWARALVEGLQSSGATGVGGKQVNVFPPGRRALRDGFEAFFRAASIVSDYTRGDERPRPVQHNASCCSAYLIGPVRAVGGFTKGLWPGEDVDLDLRLAAQGATFYYVPQAIVHHHRPGTFAWFRRMMRRYGAAERRLVRMHGRKRAVDYVPVLLATVLAMQGLILWPAAHGAIVAFDAVLLLGGLGVLWSTTPIRHWPTVMLFGVTALWEWHIGWLTARGETA
- a CDS encoding class I SAM-dependent methyltransferase; this encodes MTPDDAIIDQERAHENAWYARALEERFFEREGFRRLVAWNVAALRREVTLRPDMRALSIGAGLGDYELAIAPLVRHVTAVELSETAAAAARDRLRAAAVHNVDVIVGPIDTQGFAPGQFDLVYAMGVFHHFLPDQRRRLLALVHEWTTPSGWLYIRDPNARGLLRLVLEGWFRRRSTVHAEQETSLDPYMLMAEAQLAGFTDARLDYIDVVGGPLPWLVRSESTLFWRAVFAFDRAWLAVPGLRRAASQFALVARR